GCTAAAACAAATAACGGAATAAATTGTAAATTTAATGTAATAAAAAATGGTGGTATTGTGTAACCAGCAATTAAATTTAAAACTAAGTACAATGAGAGCATCAATCCCATAACGGCTATGTCCTTAGTTCCAATTTTTTTGATTTTCAAATAAAAATATCTTTTCATGTAAAAGAACCTCCTACATAAAAAGACAGAATAACAAAATATTTTAGGACTTCCTACGCTAGTATTAACTAGATCAGGTTCTAAGAGTATTTCTCAAGCTTTCGCTACCTCTGCCTTCTTACAAGTTAATATTAACATGCATGACAAAAAAATATAAGTTAAACTTATTTTTAATTGTTTTTGATAAAATTATAAATAATTAGATTTATAGAAAGAGGTATCATATATGCCTAAAAAATTTTACGTAACAACACCAATTTATTATCCAAGTGGAAATTTACATATTGGACATGCTTATACAACAACACTTGCTGATATTTTGAAAAGATATAAAGACATGCAAGGTTATGAAACATATTTCTTAACTGGAAGCGATGAACATGGTCAAAAGATTGAACAAAAAGCTAACGAAGCTGGTCAAACTCCAATGGAATATTTAGAAGATAAAGTTGAGAGCTTCAAAACTCTTTGAAATGCATTGAAAATAGATTACACAAAGTTTATTAGAACTACTGATGAGTATCATGAAAAAACTGTTCAAAAAATTTTTAGTTTGCTTTTAGAAAATGGTTTTATCTACAAGGGAAACTATGAAGGGCTTTACTGTGTAAGCTGCGAAGAATTTCTTAACGCTGATCAAATTGATGAAAACAATATGTGTAAAATATCAAATACAAAATTGGAGTTAGTTAAAGAAGAAACATATTTTTTAAAAACATCTTTATTTCAAGACTTTATGGAAAATGAAGTTTTAGCAAGCGACTTTTTAATACCAGCTTATAGAAGAAACGAAATGCTAAATTCATTTGTTAAACCTGAATTAAAAGATTTATCAGTTACAAGAACTTCATTTTCATGGGGGATACCAATTAAAGAAAATCCTGATCATGTTGTATATGTTTGATTAGATGCTTTAACAAACTATATAACTGCTCTTGGATATATGCAAGAAGATCATACTAACTTTGATAAATTTTGAAATGATGAAAATACTGAAATTCTTCAATTGGCAGGAAAAGAGATTATTAGATTTCATTCAATTTACTGACCAATAATTTTAAAAGCATTAGATTTACGTCAACCAACACATCTATTAGGACATGGATGAATATTAAGCAAAGATACAAAAATGAGTAAATCTTTAGGTAATGTTATTGATCCTGTTGAGTTAATTAATGAGTATGGAGCAGACGCATTAAGATTTTATGTGGGTTATGAACTTCCAACAGAAAAAGACGGTAATTTTACAACAGAATTATTTATTGAATCTTTTAATGCTCATTTAGCAAATAATATAGGTAACTTAATTTCAAGAACAAACCAAATGATAAGCAAATACTTTGAAGGTTATTTAGATATAACAAATGTTAAATATGATAGTGAATTAATAATAAAAGGAAAAGAAACAATTGATCAATATATTATTAATATGGATCAATATAAAATTAGTGATGCTATAAGAAATATTTTAGATCTTGGTAATGTATGTAATAAATATATTGAAGAAAAAATGCCTTGAAATTTAGCTAAGGAAGAAAACTTTAATGAATTAAAAAATGTTATGGCAACATTGCAAAGAAGTTTAAGCATAATTGTTTATTTAATGAAACCTATACTTGTTGAAAATTATGAAAATATGATTGAGCAGATAGGTTTGGAAAATGTAAATCTTTCATTTGAAAAATTAAAAGAATGAAATGAAATTAATTTTAATAAATTAAATGACAAAAAAATAATTTTTAAAAGAGTAAACTAATGACTTAATAAGTCATTTTTATTTTTAAAAAGACTTTATTTCTTATTATCTTATGTGGTTTTGGTATTTATTATTTAAACAATAAGAGTATAATAATATTTAGGAATATTTTTTATATTTTTTTGTTATTTTTGAAAAATTTTCCAAAAAAGAATAAATAGTAAAGATATTTTTTCTATAAAAATATTTTAAAAAGGAGTTATTATATGAAAGTTATAGTTTTAGGTACTAACCACGCAGGAACTACTGCTGTTAGAACATTAAAAAGACTGAACCCAGAAATTGAAGTTGTAACATACGACAGAAACGATGTTATTTCTTTTTTAGGTTGTGGAATAGCCTTATGAGTTAAAGGTGAGGTTAAAGATCCAAACGGTCTATTTTATGCAACACCAGAAATTTTAGAATCAGAAGGCATTGTTGTTAAAATGAAACACGAATGAGTTTCAATTGATGCTGACAAAAAAACCGTTTTAATTAAAAATTTAGAAACGGGTGAAACATTTGAAGATAGTTACGATAAAGTTATTGTTGCTACAGGTACATGACCATTATTACCACCAATCCCAGGATTGGATTTAAATGGTGTTCAAATTTGTAAAAATTATGATCATGCAAAAGTAATTCAAAAAGCTAACTTAGATGATTCAATTAAAAAAGTTACAGTTGTTGGAGCAGGATACATTGGAGTTGAATTAGTTGATGCATTTGTTGCTCATGGTAAAGAAGTTACTTTAGTTGACTTTGCTGACAGAATTATGCCTGTTTATTATGATGCTGAATTTACAAAACATGTTGAAGACAGAATGGAAAAAGCTGGAGTTAAATTAGCTTTAAGCCAAGGAGTTAAAGAATTTAAAGGAACAAATGGTAAAGTTACTCATGTTGTTACAGATAAAGAAGAAATTGCAACTGATTATGTAATTTTCTCAGTTGGAGTTGTTGCTCAAACTAAACCTTTAGAAGGTGTTGTTGAATTAAGTGACAGAAAAGCTGTTATAACAAATGATTACTGTCAATCATCAAACCCAGATATATATGCAATTGGAGATTGCTCAACAGTATTTAATAAAGCATTAAATATGGAAATGCCAATTCAATTAGCTACTACAGCAGTTAGAACAGGTATTTTAGCAGCAGCTAATATTGTTAACGGAAATAAATTACCTTCACCTGGATTTACTGGAGCGAATGGTATTGAAGTGTTTGGATTCAAAATGGCATCAGCAGGTGTAAGTGAAACAAGTGCTAAAAAAATGGGATTAGATTATGAAGCGATTTTATTATCAGATTCAGATCGTCCTGAATTTATGTCAACATACAAAGAAGCTTGAATAAAATTAGTATGAGACAAAAAATCAAGAAAAATTATTGGAGCTCAAGTAGCCAGTGAAAACAACCATACAGAAATTATGTATATGCTTTCACTAGGAATTCAAAAAGAATTAACTATTGATGAATTACCATTAGTTGATATTTTCTTCTTACCTCACTTCAATAAACCATACAATTTTGTTACTTTAGCTGGTTTAGAAGTATTAGGGTTAAACTACTTTAAAAAATAATTAATGATTAATTTAATAATTTCAAAATCAAATGATCCAGCTTATAACTTAGCTGTTGAAGAATTTTTAACGTATCATTATTCAACAAATGATCCTATTTTGTATATTTGACAAAACAAGGACACTATTGTTGTTGGAAGAAACCAAAATACATATGCTGAAATAAACATTGCAGAGGCGATGAAAGATGAAGTAAAAATTATAAGAAGAAACACAGGTGGAGGAACAGTTTTCCAAGATATGGGAAATGTATGTTATTCACTTATTGTTAACAATGATATTGATTCGCAATCAAACTTTGAA
This window of the Mesoplasma chauliocola genome carries:
- the metG gene encoding methionine--tRNA ligase, yielding MPKKFYVTTPIYYPSGNLHIGHAYTTTLADILKRYKDMQGYETYFLTGSDEHGQKIEQKANEAGQTPMEYLEDKVESFKTLWNALKIDYTKFIRTTDEYHEKTVQKIFSLLLENGFIYKGNYEGLYCVSCEEFLNADQIDENNMCKISNTKLELVKEETYFLKTSLFQDFMENEVLASDFLIPAYRRNEMLNSFVKPELKDLSVTRTSFSWGIPIKENPDHVVYVWLDALTNYITALGYMQEDHTNFDKFWNDENTEILQLAGKEIIRFHSIYWPIILKALDLRQPTHLLGHGWILSKDTKMSKSLGNVIDPVELINEYGADALRFYVGYELPTEKDGNFTTELFIESFNAHLANNIGNLISRTNQMISKYFEGYLDITNVKYDSELIIKGKETIDQYIINMDQYKISDAIRNILDLGNVCNKYIEEKMPWNLAKEENFNELKNVMATLQRSLSIIVYLMKPILVENYENMIEQIGLENVNLSFEKLKEWNEINFNKLNDKKIIFKRVN
- a CDS encoding FAD-dependent oxidoreductase, producing MKVIVLGTNHAGTTAVRTLKRLNPEIEVVTYDRNDVISFLGCGIALWVKGEVKDPNGLFYATPEILESEGIVVKMKHEWVSIDADKKTVLIKNLETGETFEDSYDKVIVATGTWPLLPPIPGLDLNGVQICKNYDHAKVIQKANLDDSIKKVTVVGAGYIGVELVDAFVAHGKEVTLVDFADRIMPVYYDAEFTKHVEDRMEKAGVKLALSQGVKEFKGTNGKVTHVVTDKEEIATDYVIFSVGVVAQTKPLEGVVELSDRKAVITNDYCQSSNPDIYAIGDCSTVFNKALNMEMPIQLATTAVRTGILAAANIVNGNKLPSPGFTGANGIEVFGFKMASAGVSETSAKKMGLDYEAILLSDSDRPEFMSTYKEAWIKLVWDKKSRKIIGAQVASENNHTEIMYMLSLGIQKELTIDELPLVDIFFLPHFNKPYNFVTLAGLEVLGLNYFKK